The genomic interval AGGCACAAATATCAATGGCGAAGACTTGGCTCAGCAGTCTAAGTCTTTCAATGACCCATACACGGCGATGTTCGAAATTCTTGCCTGAATAATCATCTTTACCACACAGATAAGCTCGTCTGACACAGCGGGAAATGCAATGGTAATAGCAAGTGTCTTGAAGGGAAATAATCGAAGAACGAGGCTGAGTCATGTGATTACCTTTGCTGTTTATTTATACAGTTAATTAAACTTAGCCATCATTTTAGTCTTGGTCAAGGAATGACCAGTTATTTTTTGACGTGAGGTGACGAAGACGGAAAGCATAATAGCGTCAACATGCCAAGAAGGTATTAAGAGCATCGAGCAACGGCTGATTTATCTTGATAATTCTTATGACTTGGTAAAAAGAAAGTGGGTGTCCTTTCGTTTTAAATGAGTGTCCGGTGAGTAGGCCTGCTCTGTATTTCCAGTCCTGATTTTCATGACAAAGATTGATGTTACCCTTTTTTATTGTTATGTTATAACGTAACTATTGTTTCTTGTCTCAATTGTGATGAAAGATTTTATTGTGCCAATGGTGGTTGCCAATGGCTTATCAGCGAAAAGCCCACAGGGTTGGCAGGCATTACGAAGCGCGGATTTTATGCTTTACCCAGGCGAATGTGTGGCGGTGATTGGACCTAATGGCAGTGGTAAATCGAGCCTCTTGAAGTGTTTGTCGGGGGAGTATTCACCCTGTAGAGGAAAGCTTTTTCTTGAAGGAATGAGTATGGAGCAAATCTCAGTGTCTGAGCTGGCTAAAAAAGTGGCACTGGTTTCGCAGCACGAGTACTTCGATCCAAGATTGACCGTGTGTGAGTATGTTCAGCTTGGCCGGATCCCACACACATTTTGTTGTTCTGTATCAACGCATCAGCAGGCGGTAGACCTGGCACTTTCTGATGTGGGCTTGTTGGAAAAAGCAAATCGAAAGATGGGTGTCCTATCTGGCGGTGAGCAACAAAGGGCGAATATTGCTCGGGCATTGGCTCAGCATCCACAACTCTTACTGCTCGATGAACCAACCAATCATCTAGACCCTTTAGCGCGTATTGAAATTCTTGATTTAATTAAAAGAAAAGGCATTACAGCTATTGCGGTTTTACACGATTTGCCTTTGGTTGCCCCATTCGCTGACAAAGTCATTTTAATGTCGGAACAAAGAATGACCGTTTGTGGCCCGACAACCGATGTTCTTACCAATACGTACATAGAGCCTATCTTTGGGCTAAACGTGATGACCTTTATTCACCCTTACACGCGCGAAACGGTTTATCACTTTGAAGCGTCGTGTACCCCAACTTGTCATGTATCAAAAGGAGCTGCTTAATGAAGTGGTCTGTTTTCTCAACGTTATTGTGTTCCACCTTTATATCTCAATATGCCTTGGCTGAAAAAACGCAATACCCAGTCACCTTAGAAAACTGTGGTTATCCGATCACCATTGATCAAGCCCCGACGAGAGCAATCTTTCATGACATTAACATGAGTGAAATGGCGTTTTCTCTTGGTCTGCAAGCCCAAACCATTGGTGTGACGGGCATTACAGGTTGGTATAAAATGTCGCCTTCTTTTCAGCAGCAATTGGGTGACATTCCTGAGTTAGCCGCCAAATACCCCTCTTTAGAAACCATGGTGGCGGCCAAGCCGGATTTCTTTTTCGCCGGCTGGAATTACGGTATGAAAGTAGGCGGTGACGTTACCCCTCAAACCTTAAAGCCTTACGGTATTAATACTCTGATTTTATCGGAAAGCTGTAGCCATGTGGGTAAAACGGAAAAAGCGAGCTTAAATCTTCTTTATCAAGATATGACTAACCTAGGTATTATTTTCGACCAACAAGATAAAGCGCAGCAACTGATTCAATCTTGGCAAGTAAGAGTTGACCATGTAAAGCAACGTGCTAATCAGTTTGAAGGAGAGACACCAAAAGTATTCTTGTATGACTCGGGAACGGATAAGCCTTTCACTGCCGGTAAATATGCGATGCCGACCGCTTTGATTGAGGCCGCAGGTGGGAAAAATATCACCGATAACCTCGCTGCAAGTTGGGCAACGACATCGTGGGAAAACGTGGCAACACAGGACCCTGAAATCATCATTTTATTAGACTATCAATCGGCAAACGGTGCTGACGACCTTAAACATTTTTTAGAGCAGCATCCTTTAATGAAACACACTCGCGCGGTCAAAAACAGCCGTTACGTCAAACTTCGTTATGAAGAGTTAACCCCTGGGCCGGCAAATATTGAAGCTATCGAGTCGCTTTCCGCCGCTTTCTTCCCTAAATAAGCGACCAAAGGTTGAATAATTAACGGTGCGTATTTCTAAGTATCAGCTAGCATGGGGTATCGGTGTGCTGGCTGTTTTTTTGGTGTTTGGTTTGAGTTTAATGTTGGGCTCAGTGACCTTAACGGTTCAACAAATTACCTGGGGGCTATGGCATTTTTTTGCGCAAGATGTCGATATTTCGCAGCGAATTTTAATTGATATCCGTGTCCCTCGCGCCTTACTTGCTCTTATCGCTGGAGCAGGGTTGGCCATGGTTGGGGGGTTATTGCAAACGGCAACAAAAAATGACCTAGCGGATCCGTTTTTATTTGGTCTTTCATCTGGCGCATCTGCTGGAGCCGTGCTGGTGATCACGCAATTTGGCCA from Vibrio sp. HB236076 carries:
- a CDS encoding ABC transporter substrate-binding protein; amino-acid sequence: MKWSVFSTLLCSTFISQYALAEKTQYPVTLENCGYPITIDQAPTRAIFHDINMSEMAFSLGLQAQTIGVTGITGWYKMSPSFQQQLGDIPELAAKYPSLETMVAAKPDFFFAGWNYGMKVGGDVTPQTLKPYGINTLILSESCSHVGKTEKASLNLLYQDMTNLGIIFDQQDKAQQLIQSWQVRVDHVKQRANQFEGETPKVFLYDSGTDKPFTAGKYAMPTALIEAAGGKNITDNLAASWATTSWENVATQDPEIIILLDYQSANGADDLKHFLEQHPLMKHTRAVKNSRYVKLRYEELTPGPANIEAIESLSAAFFPK
- a CDS encoding ABC transporter ATP-binding protein — translated: MKDFIVPMVVANGLSAKSPQGWQALRSADFMLYPGECVAVIGPNGSGKSSLLKCLSGEYSPCRGKLFLEGMSMEQISVSELAKKVALVSQHEYFDPRLTVCEYVQLGRIPHTFCCSVSTHQQAVDLALSDVGLLEKANRKMGVLSGGEQQRANIARALAQHPQLLLLDEPTNHLDPLARIEILDLIKRKGITAIAVLHDLPLVAPFADKVILMSEQRMTVCGPTTDVLTNTYIEPIFGLNVMTFIHPYTRETVYHFEASCTPTCHVSKGAA